The sequence below is a genomic window from Blastopirellula retiformator.
AGTTGGCGGTGGTCCTCGTCGTAGATGATGAGCGCCTCGGAGAGGAGCTTTTGGTGGTAGAGACAGGCGTTCCGCCGGGCGTTTTCGCGGCTGCGGAGGATGAGCGGAGCGAGCAGCATGAAGACGAGCCCGATTGCGGCCGCGGCGAAGACCACATTTCGCAGGGCGACGCCCCGCAGGTTATGATGAAATTTCACGTAAGTCCTTGTGAATTCGGCAGCTTGCGTCGACCAAATCGCTTGACGAACGAGCGGTTTGTTGTTGCAATGGAAATGTATAAGATAAACTTTTCCGAGTAGCGTCGCCAAGTCGCCGCCGCCAGCCGTGCGACTATTTGTCTCCTCCCATTAGGACGCTCCGATTTGCGCTCGCGATATCGGTCCACCGACCGAGCCACTCGCCCGCCCAGGAATAGACTACGCCATGACTGAAATCTCCGCCTCGCCTCGGGCTCGCCGAGGACTTACGCTCGTCGAAATGTTGGTGGCGACGACGTTGACCCTGATCCTGTTCTTCTCGGTCGCCCAGATCTTCGCCTTCCTGGGCGATACGATGCATGACGCCCGGTCAACGATCGAACTGTCAGGCAACATGCGCGGTCTGACGACGACGATGCAGAACGATCTCGATTGCCACACGGCGCCCGGGTTGCCATGGGTCGGCGTTGGCGCCAACCTTGGCTACTTCACGGTGGTCGAAGGGCCTGATCGCGATGGCGACTTCGCCGGCGTGACCAGCGTTGGCGGCGACGCGGACGACATCATCGCGTTTACCGCCTACAGCAAAGAGCAGCCGTTCGTCGGTTTGATTCAAGGCGAACTGATCCGCCAAGGGGGACGGCTGTGTATTGCCGATACCGGCGCGACTTCGCCAATTACATCGCACTACGCCGAGATCATCTATTGGACCGAGTTCACCCCGTATGACGATGCCGATGGCGATGGCCTGCGCGATGCGGACGAGACGGTCACGCTCTTTCGCCGTGTGCTGCTGATCCGTCCTGACATCGATTTTCAGGTGGATACCTCCAGCTACAACTCGATGACGGGAGTCTGGGGCAGCGGTCGCGAAATTACGCAACTGGAAGCGTTCAACAATTTTGACCTCTCACTTCGTCCCTCTGTCGCCACCGGAAACGGCGCCGGCGATTGGACTTGGCGGACGAATTCGCTGGAGGACCTGCAGTCGCGCAACAATCGCCATGGGACGTGGATGATTCGGTCGAGCCAAGCTTCGACAGGGGGGGGCGCCGCAGAGAGTTTTGACGAACCGACGACGATGCCCCACTCGGCGCCAGGCGCGATCGTCGGCCGAGCAGTGGGCAGCTTCCCTCATCTACTTCGCCCGCGTTACTTGCGATCGTTTGAAAAAATGAACGAAATCGCCGTCGAAACCGGCAGTATGTTAACCGGCATTCGTGATCGAACGGGCGAAGACGTCTTGATGTCGAAGATTCTCGCCTTCGACGTCAAAGTGTTTGACCCCTACGCCCCAATCCTGGTCCATTCGATTGACAATGACATGGCCTCGATTCCCGGCGATATCGGCTTTGCCACCCTGGACGCTGGCTTGGGCACGATCGCCACCGGCGCAGGAACTGGCGCTTACGTCGACTTGAATTGGATCGGACTGACGAACGATCCGAGCCGAGCCGCCGGCTCGAAGCTTTACGACAATGGCCATTTCGCCGCCATCCCCACAGCCCGATCGCAGGCACGGAACCAGACGATTCCGCTGGTCGCCAATCATCGCTCTCCGAGCGTCGCCAACGGCCGCGATCTGGCGATGTACGACACCTGGCCGGCGCTCTATGAATCGGATGGCGTCGACCAAGACAGTGACATGCTAACCGACGAAGGGACCAACGGCGTCGACGACGATGGCCTCAACGGCGTCGATGATCCCGGCGAACACGAAACGGCCCCGCCGTACGAACGTCCCTTGCGTGGTATTCAGATCACGATTCGCGCGATCGAAGATGGCTCCCGATTGATTCGCCAAGACACGGTCACCGCCAACTTGATGACCGAGTAGTGAGCGACGCGCCCCATTCGATTCGTCTGAACGGCCCCTGGCAGGTTTGCTTTGCGCCCGGGGCCCAGCCAACCCGCGTGAACCTGCCGCGCGATTGGTCGACGCTGTCTACTACAACGTGCGACGGCGCCTTGACGTTGACCCGCTTCTTTAACGCGCCGACCGGTCTCGTCCCCGGTGATCAGGTAATGCTGGTGCTGGACGCGCTCCCGTTCTCGGGCAACGTGACGCTCAACGGCGCCGTGCTGGGCGACTTTTCCGGCAGCCGGCAGTTCTCGATCGTTGATCAGATCGAGTTGCGGAATCAGCTGGAAATCAGCGGCTCGTCGTTGGCCACTGGCCAGCCTGCCGGCGAAGTGCGTCTGGAAATCTTCGCCAGTTAACGCTCGCGGCGTCGCTACGAACTGCTTGGCGACTGCGACTCGGTTTCGGTCTCGTCTTCGGGCGCCACGTCCTCGGACTGCGTCTCTTCGGGGGCCGGTTTGACCGGGTCGACCAGCGAGATCAGGGATTGTCCCGGCTTGGGGGTCGCCGTCGACTCGGCGGTCCGCACTTCCAGCTTCTTCCCTTCGTCGATGATGAACATCACGAG
It includes:
- a CDS encoding PilW family protein — its product is MTEISASPRARRGLTLVEMLVATTLTLILFFSVAQIFAFLGDTMHDARSTIELSGNMRGLTTTMQNDLDCHTAPGLPWVGVGANLGYFTVVEGPDRDGDFAGVTSVGGDADDIIAFTAYSKEQPFVGLIQGELIRQGGRLCIADTGATSPITSHYAEIIYWTEFTPYDDADGDGLRDADETVTLFRRVLLIRPDIDFQVDTSSYNSMTGVWGSGREITQLEAFNNFDLSLRPSVATGNGAGDWTWRTNSLEDLQSRNNRHGTWMIRSSQASTGGGAAESFDEPTTMPHSAPGAIVGRAVGSFPHLLRPRYLRSFEKMNEIAVETGSMLTGIRDRTGEDVLMSKILAFDVKVFDPYAPILVHSIDNDMASIPGDIGFATLDAGLGTIATGAGTGAYVDLNWIGLTNDPSRAAGSKLYDNGHFAAIPTARSQARNQTIPLVANHRSPSVANGRDLAMYDTWPALYESDGVDQDSDMLTDEGTNGVDDDGLNGVDDPGEHETAPPYERPLRGIQITIRAIEDGSRLIRQDTVTANLMTE